The genomic interval GGGTTCGTCGGCGGCGTCGGCTTTTGTCACCGCATCGATTAATCTGGGTTCGGCTTCGCCCATGAATGTCACGGCGCGCGCGTCGAGTGCTAACCTGCCGTTGAATGTAGTGATTTGTGAGTCGAACCCGCTGACAGCGGTTTGCCTTTCCCCTCCGGGCAGCGTGGCAAGTTTGACGATGGGCGCCGGTGCGACCCCGACGTTTTCCATTTTTGTGACAGCGCGAGGCTCTGTGCCGCTCGACGCCGCACAGAATCGGATTTACGTTGAATTCCGCGACGCCGACGGAGTGCTACGTGGCTCAAGCAGCGTCGCTGTATCGACGAATGGTTAGAACGAGCGAGGCAAGATCGATTTGAAAAGCTCGGTCGCTCGGACGAGTTGGGCGAGAGGTGGGGATTCAATCGCTGATGGATTTGGTGATCGCTCGGAATAGGGCGATGGTCTCATGCTCCCGGTAGCTCTCCTCGCTGGCAGTCTCTCCGTAGTCACTGTTCGCGGATAGTTTCACGATCACGGTTTTCCTGAGCGGGTTGACGAAGATGAACTGGTTATAGACACCGATTGCTGAGAATTCGCCTTCCGTGCCGGCCGGCACCCACCACTGGTGGCCGTAGCCAAGACCGAACATGGTATTTCCCTCGGCCGGTTGCAGATGTGGGGCATCTGGCGTGACCGAAGCGCGGGTCCAGTCGGCGGGGACGATCTGCGTGCCATTGAACTGGCCGCCAAGCCGGTAAATCTCTCCGAGTTTCGCATAATCACGCGCGGTTGCATTGAGTCCGGCGAAAGCCATTTCCATGTTCTCGTTGTCCAGAAGCCAGTAGCCCGAAGACTCAGCCCCCATCGGTAACCAGATTTTCTCCGACATATAATCGGTGATGGGCTGTCCGGTCGCTCGGACGAGAAGCATGCCCAGCGCCTGCGTGTCTGCGGAATTGTACCGAGCGACGGTGCCGGGTTCGTTTTCCGGCTCGAGTGACTTGGTGAATTCATCCGTGGATCCCCCCCAGGCAAAGATCTTCGCGAAGCGATTGATATCCGAATTCGGATCGCTGTAGTCTTCGTTCCAACGGGCACCCGAAGACATCTGCAGGATGTCTTTAATCCGGACCCCATCATAGGCCGAAGCCTTGAGCTCGGGCACGTAGCGGGTGATGGGATCCTCGATGCTTTGAATTTTCCCTTCATGCACGGCGATGCCGACCAGTGCGGAGATGAAACTCTTGGCAACCGACATGGAGAGCCACGGCGTCTCGGGGCCGCCGGTAAGCCAGTACTCCTCGAATTGGATTTCTCCCTCGTGCAGAACCAGCAAAGCCGCGGTATCAGTTTCGCTTAAAAAATCATCGACGGAAATCGACTTGCCCCGATAGGGAAAGCTCGCCGGAAGCTGGAGGCCTATGCCGGTCGGGAAGACGTAGGGTGCGTCCGCCGGCAGCATTTCCGATGTGGGATAAAACTCTCTGGTGCGATGGAAATTTTGATATTGTTCAGCGCCACTGAAAAGAGTCGCGACCATGTAGATGCGCTCGAACCGCTCCCGAAAGAAAATGCCACCGATAGCGATGGCTGCGATTACGATAAGGACGGTCGTCCCGAGGAATTTCTTCATGAAGGTCTCTTTCTCGAAAAAGGGGCTCTCCGGCGGGTGGGCATTCG from Candidatus Binatia bacterium carries:
- a CDS encoding serine hydrolase, with amino-acid sequence MKKFLGTTVLIVIAAIAIGGIFFRERFERIYMVATLFSGAEQYQNFHRTREFYPTSEMLPADAPYVFPTGIGLQLPASFPYRGKSISVDDFLSETDTAALLVLHEGEIQFEEYWLTGGPETPWLSMSVAKSFISALVGIAVHEGKIQSIEDPITRYVPELKASAYDGVRIKDILQMSSGARWNEDYSDPNSDINRFAKIFAWGGSTDEFTKSLEPENEPGTVARYNSADTQALGMLLVRATGQPITDYMSEKIWLPMGAESSGYWLLDNENMEMAFAGLNATARDYAKLGEIYRLGGQFNGTQIVPADWTRASVTPDAPHLQPAEGNTMFGLGYGHQWWVPAGTEGEFSAIGVYNQFIFVNPLRKTVIVKLSANSDYGETASEESYREHETIALFRAITKSISD